Proteins encoded in a region of the Bactrocera tryoni isolate S06 chromosome 4, CSIRO_BtryS06_freeze2, whole genome shotgun sequence genome:
- the LOC120775058 gene encoding putative cyclin-dependent serine/threonine-protein kinase DDB_G0272797/DDB_G0274007 produces the protein MGLTYKALKYRDIKTNVTNAKGGGLPVDAKAVETIAQQEAATLSIEASTAQVNATTTTLPENQQQFTADHIMKLCLFLAEKSRAKQLQQSQQMNARRFYENFLQEAAVDAEEDQMLCDNDADNVHNYLENFENKLKSSKTKLHISTAHQTSPRTIRRTKIKTTEKHIKHSVLTDKFSTSSSTNFLNYSQLPDVCEKTHESTQNLHQQQQYHHHQQDKRDILLKIRQQIFERKRLRQVLSGGQRQNAQYPLATQQHHQHQQQQQLENGYNDAQLQEQVELQRLADVWRPW, from the exons atggGTTTAACGTATAAAGCATTGAAATACAGAGATATCAAAACGAATGTGACCAATGCGAAGGGGGGTGGCTTGCCTGTCGATGCCAAAGCCGTAGAGACAATAGCACAACAAGAAGCAGCTACTTTGTCCATAGAAGCGAGCACAGCGCAAgtgaatgcaacaacaacaacattgccggaaaatcaacaacaattcACTGCTGATCACATAATGAAATTGTGCTTATTTTTGGCCGAAAAGTCCAGGGCTAAG CAACTCCAACAGAGCCAACAAATGAACGCCCGCcgattttatgaaaacttcCTGCAAGAAGCAGCAGTGGATGCCGAAGAAGACCAAATGCTTTGCGACAATGATGCCGATAATGTCCACAACTATTTAgagaattttgaaaacaaattaaaatcgTCAAAAACCAAATTACACATATCCACCGCCCACCAAACGAGTCCACGTACCATAAGGCGAACCAAAATAAAAACGACGGAAAAACACATTAAACACTCTGTGTTAACGGATAAATTTTCGACCTCCAGTAGTACAAATTTTCTCAACTATAGCCAACTACCTGATGTCTGCGAAAAAACACATGAAAGCACACAAAACTtgcaccagcaacaacaataccatCACCACCAACAGGATAAACGTGATATTCTATTAAAAATACGACAGCAAATTTTTGAACGTAAGCGTTTGCGACAAGTGCTGAGTGGTGGTCAGCGACAGAATGCACAATATCCGCTCGCAACACAGCAGCATCatcagcaccaacaacaacaacagcttgaAAACGGCTACAACGACGCACAGCTGCAAGAGCAAGTGGAGCTTCAACGATTAGCGGATGTTTGGCGTCCTTGGTGA